From a region of the Helianthus annuus cultivar XRQ/B chromosome 5, HanXRQr2.0-SUNRISE, whole genome shotgun sequence genome:
- the LOC118492229 gene encoding uncharacterized protein LOC118492229, whose translation MWALLAVCSLKWKRRTRGFQFFVYGSSQGTSKFFVYVKQSFIFLNFFILVTYKYILRNLDFRFTFQVLQMTVRDALNSALNEEMAADPNVFVMDEEVGEYQGAYKWQNRLVKSGSFTHSYPFCWRSDTPLIYRSLPSCYGGCCFVNGPAHDAIQE comes from the exons ATGTGGGCATTGTTGGCGGTCTGTTCGCTGAAATGGAAGAGAAGGACAAGGGGCTTCCAATTCTTTGTATATGGGTCGAGCCAAGGGACTTCCAAATTCTTTGTTTACGTCAAGCagagttttatttttttaaatttttttattttggtgACTTACAAATATATCTTAAGAAATTTGGATTTTAGATTTACTTTTCAAGTTTTACAGATGACAGTGCGAGATGCTCTGAACTCTGCTCTTAATGAGGAAATGGCTGCTGATCCCAATGTTTTTGTTATGGACGAAGAG GTAGGAGAATACCAAGGTGCATACAAG TGGCAAAACAGGCTGGTGAAGTCTGGAAGCTTTACTCATTCATATCCGTTTTGCTGGAGATCTGATACTCCTCTCATCTACAGATCCCTTCCCAGCTG CTATGGCGGATGTTGTTTCGTTAACGGGCCTGCTCATGATGCTATTCAAGAATAG